One stretch of Mycolicibacterium fallax DNA includes these proteins:
- the clpC1 gene encoding ATP-dependent protease ATP-binding subunit ClpC, translated as MFERFTDRARRVVVLAQEEARMLNHNYIGTEHILLGLIHEGEGVAAKSLESLGISLEGVRSQVEEIIGQGQQAPSGHIPFTPRAKKVLELSLREALQLGHNYIGTEHILLGLIREGEGVAAQVLVKLGAELTRVRQQVIQLLSGYQGKETAEAGTGGRGGEAGTPSTSLVLDQFGRNLTAAAAEGKLDPVIGREKEIERVMQVLSRRTKNNPVLIGEPGVGKTAVVEGLAQAIVNGEVPETLKDKQLYTLDLGSLVAGSRYRGDFEERLKKVLKEINTRGDIILFIDELHTLVGAGAAEGAIDAASILKPKLARGELQTIGATTLDEYRKYIEKDAALERRFQPVQVGEPSVEHTIEILKGLRDRYEAHHRVSITDPALVAAATLADRYINDRFLPDKAIDLIDEAGARMRIRRMTAPPDLREFDEKIADARREKESAIDAQDFEKAASLRDKEKQLVAQRAEREKQWRSGDLDVVAEVDDEQIAEVLGNWTGIPVFKLTEAETSRLLRMEDELHKRIIGQTDAVKAVSRAIRRTRAGLKDPKRPSGSFIFAGPSGVGKTELSKALAEFLFGDDDALIQIDMGEFHDRFTASRLFGAPPGYVGYEEGGQLTEKVRRKPFSVVLFDEIEKAHPEIYNTLLQVLEDGRLTDGQGRTVDFKNTVLIFTSNLGTSDISKAVGLGFTSGGGENNYERMKLKVNDELKKHFRPEFLNRIDDIIVFHQLTKDEIIQMVDLMVGRVTKQLRDKDMDLALTGQAKALLAKRGFDPVLGARPLRRTIQREIEDALSEKILFEEVGPGQVVTVDVEGWDGEGSGEDAKFTFAGAPKPAPEATDVVAIAAE; from the coding sequence ATGTTCGAAAGATTCACCGACCGCGCGCGTCGGGTCGTCGTCCTGGCTCAAGAAGAAGCCCGGATGCTCAACCACAACTACATCGGCACCGAGCACATTCTGCTCGGCCTGATCCACGAGGGCGAAGGCGTCGCCGCCAAGTCCCTGGAATCCCTCGGCATCTCCCTGGAGGGCGTCCGCAGCCAGGTCGAAGAGATCATCGGCCAGGGCCAGCAGGCGCCGTCGGGGCACATTCCGTTCACCCCGCGGGCCAAGAAGGTCCTGGAGCTGAGCCTGCGCGAGGCGCTGCAGCTCGGCCACAACTACATCGGCACCGAGCACATTCTGCTCGGCCTGATCCGGGAGGGCGAGGGCGTCGCCGCCCAGGTGCTGGTCAAACTCGGCGCCGAGCTGACCCGGGTGCGCCAGCAGGTGATCCAGCTGCTGAGCGGCTACCAGGGCAAGGAGACCGCCGAGGCCGGTACCGGCGGGCGGGGCGGCGAGGCGGGCACCCCGTCGACGTCGCTGGTGCTCGACCAGTTCGGCCGCAACCTGACCGCCGCGGCCGCCGAGGGCAAGCTCGACCCGGTGATCGGCCGGGAGAAGGAAATCGAGCGGGTCATGCAGGTGCTGAGCCGGCGCACCAAGAACAACCCGGTGCTGATCGGTGAGCCCGGCGTCGGCAAGACCGCCGTGGTGGAGGGCCTGGCCCAGGCCATCGTCAACGGCGAGGTGCCCGAGACGCTCAAGGACAAGCAGCTCTACACCCTGGACCTGGGCTCGCTGGTGGCCGGCAGCCGGTACCGCGGTGACTTCGAGGAGCGGCTGAAGAAGGTGCTCAAGGAGATCAACACCCGCGGCGACATCATCCTGTTCATCGACGAGCTGCACACGCTGGTCGGGGCGGGTGCCGCCGAGGGCGCGATCGACGCGGCCAGCATCCTCAAGCCGAAGCTGGCCCGCGGTGAGCTGCAGACCATCGGCGCCACCACCCTCGACGAGTACCGCAAGTACATCGAGAAGGACGCCGCCCTGGAGCGCCGGTTCCAGCCGGTGCAGGTCGGCGAGCCCAGCGTCGAGCACACCATCGAGATCCTCAAGGGCCTGCGGGACCGGTACGAGGCGCACCACCGGGTGTCCATCACCGACCCGGCGCTGGTCGCCGCCGCCACCCTAGCCGACCGCTACATCAACGACCGGTTCCTGCCGGACAAGGCGATCGACCTGATCGACGAGGCCGGCGCCCGGATGCGGATCCGCCGGATGACCGCGCCGCCGGACCTGCGCGAGTTCGACGAGAAGATCGCCGACGCCCGCCGGGAGAAGGAGTCCGCGATCGACGCGCAGGACTTCGAGAAGGCGGCCAGCCTGCGCGACAAGGAGAAGCAGCTCGTCGCCCAGCGGGCCGAGCGGGAGAAGCAGTGGCGCTCCGGTGACCTGGACGTCGTCGCCGAGGTCGACGACGAGCAGATCGCCGAGGTGCTCGGCAACTGGACCGGCATCCCGGTGTTCAAGCTGACCGAGGCCGAAACCAGCCGGCTGCTGCGGATGGAGGATGAGCTGCACAAGCGGATCATCGGCCAGACCGACGCCGTCAAGGCGGTCAGCCGGGCGATCCGTCGTACCCGCGCCGGGCTGAAGGACCCCAAGCGGCCGTCCGGCTCGTTCATCTTCGCCGGGCCGTCCGGCGTCGGGAAGACCGAGCTGTCCAAGGCGCTGGCGGAGTTCCTGTTCGGCGACGACGACGCGCTCATCCAGATCGACATGGGCGAGTTCCACGACCGGTTCACCGCCTCCCGGCTGTTCGGCGCGCCCCCGGGCTACGTCGGCTACGAGGAGGGTGGCCAGCTGACCGAGAAGGTGCGGCGCAAGCCGTTCTCGGTGGTGCTGTTCGACGAGATCGAGAAGGCGCACCCGGAGATCTACAACACCCTGTTGCAGGTGCTGGAGGACGGTCGGCTGACCGACGGCCAGGGCCGCACGGTGGACTTCAAAAACACCGTGCTGATCTTCACCTCGAACCTGGGTACCTCGGACATCTCCAAGGCGGTCGGGTTGGGCTTCACTTCCGGTGGCGGTGAGAACAACTACGAGCGGATGAAGCTCAAGGTCAACGACGAGCTCAAGAAGCATTTCCGGCCGGAGTTCCTCAACCGGATCGACGACATCATCGTCTTCCACCAGTTGACCAAGGACGAGATCATTCAGATGGTCGACCTGATGGTCGGCCGGGTGACCAAGCAGCTGCGGGACAAGGACATGGACCTGGCGCTGACCGGCCAGGCCAAGGCGCTGCTGGCCAAGCGCGGCTTCGACCCGGTGCTCGGGGCCCGGCCGCTGCGCCGGACCATCCAGCGCGAGATCGAGGACGCGCTGAGCGAGAAGATCCTGTTCGAGGAGGTCGGACCGGGGCAGGTTGTCACCGTCGACGTCGAGGGCTGGGACGGCGAGGGCAGCGGCGAGGATGCGAAGTTCACCTTCGCCGGCGCGCCGAAGCCGGCCCCCGAGGCAACCGACGTGGTGGCCATCGCCGCCGAGTGA
- a CDS encoding histone-like nucleoid-structuring protein Lsr2 has protein sequence MARKVTVTLVDDFDGEAAADETVEFSLDGVTYEIDLCAANAEKLRGDLNKWVESARRVSGRRRGQRPAAAGAGRGRAAIDREQSAAIREWARGAGLNVSSRGRIPAEIIEAYNSAK, from the coding sequence ATGGCGAGGAAAGTCACAGTCACCCTGGTCGATGATTTCGACGGTGAGGCTGCTGCCGATGAAACCGTGGAATTTTCCCTGGATGGCGTGACCTACGAGATCGACCTGTGCGCGGCGAATGCCGAAAAGCTGCGCGGTGACCTGAACAAATGGGTGGAATCGGCCCGCCGGGTCAGCGGTCGCCGCCGGGGTCAGCGTCCCGCCGCCGCGGGTGCCGGCCGGGGCCGTGCCGCCATCGATCGGGAGCAGAGCGCGGCGATCCGGGAGTGGGCGCGCGGTGCGGGCCTGAACGTGTCCAGCCGGGGCCGCATCCCCGCCGAGATCATCGAGGCCTACAACTCCGCGAAGTGA
- a CDS encoding CbtB domain-containing protein, producing MTAPQVRQSRTAVVDLSAARAIVWLTATAFLALVALYFIGVDQGATSVFGADNTYVHEFLHDARHLLGFPCH from the coding sequence ATGACCGCTCCCCAGGTTCGCCAGAGCCGCACCGCCGTCGTCGACCTGTCGGCCGCCCGGGCCATCGTGTGGCTGACCGCCACCGCGTTCCTGGCGCTGGTCGCGCTGTACTTCATCGGCGTCGATCAGGGCGCCACCTCGGTGTTCGGCGCCGACAACACCTACGTGCATGAGTTCCTGCACGACGCCCGCCACCTGCTGGGCTTCCCCTGCCACTGA
- a CDS encoding serine hydrolase, with the protein MSVVLAAVPLTSCTTNSTPSANAGEVHISTGTPQGVRAQQIVDMLNSDWPIGTESIKTLAGPDQVDFVTAAMDQLWWERPYTVAGIQLGAGSAELQLATGYGGRQNIDIRTGSSTLVDRFEVSTPAPHIGSFADVDTVLSRLGGRYSYQVSRVVDGRCEPIAGTNTDLPLPLASIFKTYVLYAVAQEVLAGRLSWDDELTITARSKAVGSSAFDLMRPGQRIPVRLAAGKMISSSDNMATDLLIEKVGRRAVERALHDAGHHDPAALTPFPTMHELFSIGWGRPDLREQWRDGDRAQRTALLRRAAAARYDSDPLRTHEPASPYGVEWFGTAADICRVHTALQRIAVGAAAPVRDIMADLPGIDLDPAQWPYIGAKAGNLPGDLTFSWYAEDRTGQPWVVSLQTNWDTFHGPRTGAWLMGVTKALFRLIPTG; encoded by the coding sequence TTGAGCGTCGTGCTGGCCGCCGTCCCGCTGACCAGCTGCACCACCAACTCCACCCCGTCGGCCAACGCCGGCGAGGTGCACATCAGTACCGGCACCCCGCAGGGCGTGCGGGCCCAGCAGATCGTCGACATGCTCAACTCGGACTGGCCGATCGGCACCGAGAGCATCAAGACGCTGGCCGGCCCGGATCAGGTGGACTTCGTCACCGCGGCGATGGACCAGCTGTGGTGGGAGCGGCCCTACACGGTGGCCGGGATTCAGCTCGGTGCGGGCTCGGCCGAACTGCAGCTGGCCACCGGCTACGGCGGCAGGCAGAACATCGACATCCGCACCGGCTCCTCGACGCTGGTGGACCGGTTCGAGGTGAGCACCCCGGCGCCGCACATCGGGTCGTTCGCCGACGTGGACACCGTGCTGTCCCGGCTGGGCGGGCGCTACTCCTACCAGGTGTCGCGGGTCGTCGACGGCCGCTGCGAGCCGATCGCCGGCACCAACACCGACCTGCCGCTGCCGCTGGCCTCGATCTTCAAGACCTACGTGCTCTACGCGGTGGCCCAGGAGGTGCTCGCCGGCCGGCTGTCCTGGGACGACGAGCTGACCATCACCGCGCGGTCCAAGGCGGTCGGCTCCTCGGCGTTCGACCTGATGCGCCCCGGCCAGCGGATCCCGGTCCGGCTGGCCGCCGGAAAAATGATCTCCAGCAGCGACAACATGGCCACCGACCTGCTGATCGAGAAGGTCGGCAGGCGCGCGGTCGAGCGCGCGCTGCACGACGCCGGCCACCACGACCCGGCCGCGCTGACGCCGTTCCCGACCATGCACGAGCTGTTCTCCATCGGCTGGGGCCGACCGGACCTGCGCGAGCAGTGGCGCGACGGCGACCGCGCGCAGCGCACCGCGCTGCTGCGCCGCGCCGCCGCCGCCCGGTATGACTCCGATCCGCTGCGCACCCACGAACCGGCCTCGCCGTACGGGGTGGAGTGGTTCGGCACCGCCGCCGACATCTGCCGGGTGCACACCGCGCTGCAGCGCATCGCGGTCGGCGCCGCCGCCCCGGTGCGCGACATCATGGCCGACCTCCCGGGCATCGACCTGGACCCGGCGCAGTGGCCCTACATCGGGGCCAAGGCCGGGAACCTGCCCGGAGACCTCACCTTCAGCTGGTACGCCGAGGACCGCACCGGCCAGCCGTGGGTGGTCAGCCTGCAGACCAACTGGGACACCTTCCACGGCCCGCGCACCGGGGCCTGGCTGATGGGTGTCACCAAGGCACTGTTCCGGCTGATTCCGACCGGCTGA
- a CDS encoding low temperature requirement protein A, with protein MTADRALTGAQRRLARMTGRDPGEQGRVSTTLELLFDLTFVVVFSISGVQLAEALAEAHYRQAFLGFGFCSFAAIWAWINFTWMASAFDTDDWLFRVVTMLQMVGVCILALGVEPFFASIRAGQAPDNSVIVLGYVIMRVALLAQWTRVAVSATRHRRAALTYIVTIALAQIGWIVSAQVPFSLGALVAFGLLLYAVELGGPLLAERGERTPWNPHHIAERYGLLTIITLGEGVVGTVVALQALVKQQGWQPDVAVLGLAAMALNLTIWWIYFSVPTGDALRRAPHKCFPWGYGHILLFVAIAAFGAGLHVEALGISREAQVSNLVVAGSFVAPLALVVVGIGVLDGYLTGFDGPRAVSVGVTLALLGAGLVAVAAGATPLTALVCSAIALVVQVVVEERWAGGRRRERLG; from the coding sequence GTGACAGCAGACCGTGCGCTGACCGGTGCGCAGCGCCGGCTGGCCCGGATGACCGGCCGCGATCCGGGCGAGCAGGGCCGGGTCTCCACCACCCTGGAGCTGCTCTTCGACCTCACCTTCGTGGTGGTGTTCTCCATCTCCGGCGTCCAGCTCGCCGAGGCGCTGGCCGAGGCGCACTACCGGCAGGCCTTCCTGGGCTTCGGGTTCTGCTCGTTCGCCGCGATCTGGGCGTGGATCAACTTCACCTGGATGGCCTCGGCATTCGACACCGACGACTGGCTGTTCCGGGTGGTCACCATGCTGCAGATGGTCGGCGTCTGCATCCTGGCGCTCGGCGTCGAGCCGTTCTTCGCCTCGATCCGGGCCGGCCAGGCGCCGGACAACTCGGTGATCGTGCTGGGCTACGTGATCATGCGGGTGGCCCTGCTCGCCCAGTGGACCCGGGTCGCGGTGTCCGCAACGCGGCACCGCCGGGCGGCGCTGACCTACATCGTGACGATCGCGCTCGCGCAGATCGGCTGGATCGTCTCCGCCCAGGTGCCGTTCTCGCTGGGCGCGCTGGTGGCATTCGGCCTGCTGCTGTACGCGGTCGAACTCGGCGGGCCGCTGCTCGCCGAGCGTGGCGAGCGCACGCCGTGGAACCCGCACCACATCGCCGAGCGGTACGGGCTGCTGACCATCATCACCCTCGGCGAGGGGGTGGTCGGCACCGTCGTGGCGCTGCAGGCGCTGGTCAAGCAGCAGGGCTGGCAGCCCGACGTCGCGGTGCTCGGGCTCGCCGCGATGGCGCTGAACCTGACGATCTGGTGGATCTACTTCTCGGTGCCGACCGGTGACGCGCTGCGCCGGGCCCCGCACAAATGCTTCCCCTGGGGCTACGGCCACATCCTGCTGTTCGTCGCGATCGCCGCGTTCGGCGCGGGCCTGCACGTCGAGGCGCTCGGCATCTCCCGCGAGGCACAGGTGAGCAACCTGGTGGTGGCCGGCTCGTTCGTGGCACCGCTGGCGTTGGTGGTCGTCGGGATCGGCGTGCTGGACGGCTACCTGACCGGCTTCGACGGCCCGCGCGCGGTGTCGGTCGGCGTCACCCTGGCGCTGCTCGGCGCCGGGCTGGTCGCGGTCGCCGCCGGCGCCACCCCGCTGACCGCGCTGGTGTGCAGCGCGATCGCGCTGGTGGTGCAGGTCGTGGTGGAGGAACGCTGGGCCGGCGGCCGGCGCCGGGAGCGGCTCGGCTGA
- a CDS encoding CbtA family protein gives MEKQIIGRGVLAGLIAGALAFIWARVMIEPIINRAIEFEAGTAAAHQALESASAGGHGHGGGGHGGGGHGHGHGEGAELFTRTVQSGLGLGVGVVLFSIALAALAAVVFCVVYPRVALSARSLAMLVSAGMLVALSLVPALKYPPSPPATSVDETIRERAFLYLLMVVISGVLFVGAIVCGHKVAEKYGTWNGVLAGVADYLVTVGIAMALLPGVHEVPGPLRDATGHIVFEGFPAEDLYDFRLYAMGLQVIVWVTIGVVFSALLHRLLDSREKQALSA, from the coding sequence ATGGAAAAGCAGATCATCGGCCGCGGTGTGCTGGCCGGTCTGATTGCCGGTGCGCTCGCATTCATCTGGGCCAGGGTGATGATCGAGCCGATCATCAACCGCGCCATCGAATTCGAGGCCGGCACCGCCGCCGCGCATCAGGCGCTGGAGAGCGCGTCCGCCGGCGGGCACGGGCACGGCGGTGGCGGGCACGGCGGTGGCGGGCACGGCCACGGCCACGGCGAGGGCGCCGAACTGTTCACCCGCACCGTGCAGTCCGGCCTGGGGCTGGGCGTCGGGGTGGTGCTGTTCAGCATCGCCCTGGCGGCGCTCGCGGCGGTGGTGTTCTGCGTGGTCTATCCCCGCGTCGCGCTGTCGGCCCGGTCGCTGGCCATGCTGGTCAGCGCCGGGATGCTGGTCGCGCTGAGCCTGGTGCCCGCGCTGAAGTACCCGCCCAGCCCGCCGGCCACCAGCGTCGATGAGACCATCCGGGAACGCGCGTTCCTGTACCTGCTGATGGTGGTGATCTCCGGGGTGCTGTTCGTCGGGGCCATCGTCTGCGGGCACAAGGTGGCGGAGAAGTACGGCACCTGGAACGGGGTGCTGGCCGGGGTGGCCGACTACCTGGTGACCGTCGGCATCGCGATGGCGCTGCTGCCCGGCGTGCACGAGGTGCCCGGGCCGCTGCGCGACGCCACCGGCCACATCGTCTTCGAGGGCTTCCCCGCCGAGGACCTCTACGACTTCCGGCTCTACGCGATGGGCCTGCAGGTGATCGTCTGGGTCACCATCGGCGTGGTCTTCAGCGCGCTGCTGCACCGGCTGCTCGACAGCAGGGAGAAGCAGGCCCTGAGCGCGTGA
- a CDS encoding alpha/beta fold hydrolase, protein MASDPITYRGGRGRPLLLVHGLMGRGSTWSRQTEWLTDFGAVHTYDAPWHRGRDAARPGRISTEAFVAELRDAAAGLGEPVTLVGHSMGALHSWCVAAQAPGLVRALVLEDMAPDFVGQTTGVWEPWVHALPVEYTDSEALIAEFGPIAGRYFLEAFDRTETGWRLHGYPGDWVQIAAEWGTRDYWAQWRAVSAPALLLEAGFTVAPPGQMRKMAEIGSAASYVKIPAAGHLIHDDAPEAYRSAVSDFLRAT, encoded by the coding sequence ATGGCTTCGGATCCGATCACCTATCGCGGCGGGCGCGGCCGCCCGCTGCTGCTGGTGCACGGCCTGATGGGCCGCGGCAGCACCTGGTCGCGGCAGACCGAGTGGCTCACCGACTTCGGCGCGGTGCACACCTACGACGCGCCCTGGCACCGCGGCCGCGACGCCGCGCGGCCCGGCCGGATCAGCACCGAGGCGTTCGTCGCCGAACTCCGCGACGCGGCGGCCGGCCTGGGCGAGCCGGTCACCCTGGTCGGGCACTCGATGGGTGCCCTGCACTCCTGGTGTGTGGCCGCCCAGGCCCCCGGGCTGGTGCGGGCGCTGGTGCTCGAGGACATGGCACCGGACTTCGTCGGGCAGACCACCGGGGTGTGGGAGCCGTGGGTGCACGCGCTGCCGGTGGAGTACACCGACTCCGAGGCGCTGATCGCCGAGTTCGGGCCGATCGCCGGGCGCTACTTCCTGGAGGCCTTCGACCGCACCGAGACCGGCTGGCGGCTGCACGGCTACCCGGGCGACTGGGTGCAGATCGCCGCCGAATGGGGCACCCGCGACTACTGGGCGCAGTGGCGCGCGGTGTCCGCGCCCGCGTTGCTGCTGGAGGCGGGGTTCACCGTCGCGCCGCCCGGGCAGATGCGCAAGATGGCCGAAATCGGTTCTGCGGCAAGCTATGTCAAAATCCCCGCGGCCGGGCATCTGATTCACGACGACGCGCCGGAGGCCTACCGGAGCGCGGTCAGCGACTTCCTGCGGGCAACCTAA
- a CDS encoding histidine phosphatase family protein — translation MSATGPARLTLVSHGMTDAMSAGLFARDEPLNALGRRQLDALGELRADRAVCGPELRARQSAQQLGLTATAEPALADLDAGGWRGRSAEDLQPAELIAWLTDPDAAPPGGESITVLTERVGGWLAAPVPGRTVAVTHPAVIRAAVLVALNAPAVSFWRIDVRPGGATVLHHRGTGWTLRT, via the coding sequence GTGAGCGCGACCGGACCGGCCCGGCTGACCCTGGTGTCGCACGGCATGACCGACGCCATGTCGGCCGGGCTGTTCGCCCGCGACGAGCCGCTCAACGCCCTGGGGCGGCGGCAGCTCGACGCGCTCGGTGAACTGCGGGCCGATCGCGCGGTGTGCGGCCCGGAACTGCGGGCCCGGCAGAGCGCGCAACAGCTGGGCCTGACGGCCACCGCGGAGCCCGCGCTGGCCGACCTGGACGCCGGCGGGTGGCGGGGCCGCTCGGCCGAGGACCTGCAGCCGGCCGAGCTGATCGCCTGGCTGACCGACCCGGACGCCGCCCCGCCGGGCGGGGAGTCGATCACCGTGCTGACCGAACGGGTCGGCGGCTGGCTGGCCGCCCCGGTGCCGGGGCGGACGGTCGCCGTCACCCACCCGGCGGTGATCCGGGCGGCGGTGCTGGTCGCGCTGAACGCGCCGGCGGTGTCGTTTTGGCGGATCGACGTGCGGCCGGGCGGCGCCACCGTGCTGCATCACCGCGGGACCGGCTGGACCCTGCGAACCTGA
- a CDS encoding type III pantothenate kinase encodes MLLAVDVRNTHTVVGLIAGSGEHANVLQHWRIRTEPEVTADELALTIDGLIGEDTERLTGAVALSTVPSVLHEIRNMAGQYWPSVPTVLVEPGVRTGIPLLVDNPKEVGADRIVNCLAAYRKYGTAAIVVDFGSSICVDVVSAKGEFLGGAIAPGVQLSTDATAARSAGLRRVELTRPRSVIGKNTVECIQAGAVFGFAGLVDGLVSRIRRDIDSAEVAVVATGHTAPLLLEVLETPARHDRHLTLDGLRMVFERNRDGAARRG; translated from the coding sequence ATGCTGCTGGCCGTCGACGTCCGCAACACCCACACCGTGGTGGGGCTGATCGCCGGCAGCGGTGAGCACGCAAACGTGCTGCAGCACTGGCGGATCCGCACCGAACCCGAGGTCACCGCGGACGAACTCGCGCTGACCATCGACGGGCTGATCGGTGAGGACACCGAACGCCTGACCGGAGCGGTGGCGCTGTCCACGGTGCCGTCGGTGCTGCACGAGATCCGCAACATGGCCGGCCAGTACTGGCCGAGCGTGCCGACCGTGCTGGTCGAACCCGGTGTGCGCACCGGGATCCCGCTGCTGGTCGACAACCCCAAGGAGGTCGGCGCCGACCGGATCGTGAACTGCCTGGCCGCCTACCGCAAGTACGGCACCGCGGCGATCGTCGTCGACTTCGGCTCGTCGATCTGCGTGGACGTGGTCAGCGCCAAGGGCGAATTCCTCGGCGGCGCGATCGCCCCCGGCGTGCAGCTGTCCACCGATGCCACCGCCGCCCGCTCGGCCGGGCTGCGCCGCGTCGAGCTGACCCGGCCGCGCTCGGTGATCGGCAAGAACACCGTGGAATGCATCCAGGCCGGCGCGGTGTTCGGCTTCGCCGGTCTGGTCGACGGCCTGGTCAGCCGGATCCGCCGCGACATCGACAGTGCCGAGGTCGCCGTCGTCGCCACCGGGCACACCGCACCGCTGCTGCTGGAGGTGCTGGAGACCCCGGCCCGGCACGACCGGCACCTCACCCTCGACGGTCTGCGGATGGTGTTCGAACGCAACCGCGACGGCGCCGCCCGGCGCGGCTGA
- the lysS gene encoding lysine--tRNA ligase, which translates to MSAAEIDDDLPEQFRIRQAKRERLLAAGIEPYPVTVPRTHSLAEIRAAHPDLEPDTATGAIVGVAGRVVFSRNSGKLCFATLQDGDGTQLQVMISLAGVGAEVLEAWKTDVDLGDIVFVHGEVISSRRGELSVMADSWQLAAKALRPLPVAHKEMSEESRVRQRYVDLIVRPAARETARTRVKVVRALRNALERRDFLEVETPMLQTQPGGAAARPFVTHSNALDTDLYLRIAPELFLKRCVVGGLDRVFELNRNFRNEGADSTHSPEFSMLETYQAYGDYNDSAVMTREVIQEVADEALGTRLVSLPDGSDYDLDGEWQSLEMYPSLSAALGEEITPATAEDRLWAIADRLGVEIARDRGYGHGKLVEELWEHTVGDGLWAPTFVRDFPVETTPLVRQHRSIDGVTEKWDLYVRGFELATGYSELIDPIVQRQRFVAQAAAAAAGDDEAMLLDEDFLAAMECAMPPTTGTGMGLDRLLMALTGLSIRETVLFPIVRRHGN; encoded by the coding sequence GTGAGCGCTGCCGAGATCGACGACGACCTGCCCGAACAGTTCCGCATCCGCCAGGCCAAGCGGGAGCGGCTGCTGGCCGCGGGCATCGAGCCCTACCCGGTGACGGTGCCGCGCACCCACAGCCTGGCCGAGATCCGCGCCGCCCACCCCGACTTGGAGCCCGACACCGCCACCGGCGCCATCGTCGGCGTCGCCGGCCGGGTGGTGTTCTCCCGCAACTCCGGCAAGCTGTGCTTTGCCACCCTGCAGGACGGTGACGGCACCCAGCTGCAGGTGATGATCAGCCTGGCCGGCGTCGGCGCCGAGGTCCTGGAGGCCTGGAAGACCGACGTCGACCTGGGCGACATCGTGTTCGTACACGGCGAGGTGATCAGCTCGCGGCGCGGGGAACTGTCGGTAATGGCCGACTCCTGGCAGCTGGCGGCCAAGGCGCTGCGCCCGCTGCCGGTCGCGCACAAGGAGATGAGCGAGGAGTCCCGGGTGCGGCAGCGCTACGTGGACCTGATCGTGCGTCCGGCCGCCCGCGAGACCGCCCGCACCCGCGTCAAGGTGGTCCGCGCGCTGCGCAACGCGCTGGAACGCCGGGACTTCCTCGAGGTCGAGACCCCGATGCTGCAGACCCAGCCCGGCGGCGCGGCGGCCCGGCCGTTCGTCACGCACTCCAACGCGCTGGACACCGACCTGTACCTGCGAATCGCGCCGGAATTGTTCCTCAAGCGCTGCGTGGTCGGCGGGTTGGATCGGGTATTCGAGCTGAATCGCAACTTCCGCAATGAGGGCGCCGATTCCACGCATTCCCCGGAATTCTCGATGCTGGAGACCTATCAGGCCTACGGCGACTACAACGACTCGGCGGTGATGACCCGCGAGGTTATTCAGGAGGTCGCCGACGAGGCGCTGGGCACCCGTCTGGTGTCGTTGCCCGACGGCTCGGACTATGATCTCGACGGCGAATGGCAGTCGCTGGAAATGTATCCATCATTGTCGGCGGCGCTCGGCGAGGAAATCACCCCGGCGACCGCCGAGGATCGACTGTGGGCAATCGCCGATCGGCTCGGGGTGGAAATCGCCCGGGACCGCGGATACGGGCACGGGAAACTCGTCGAGGAACTCTGGGAGCACACCGTCGGCGACGGGCTGTGGGCGCCGACGTTCGTCCGGGACTTCCCGGTGGAGACCACGCCGCTGGTCCGCCAGCACCGCAGCATCGACGGCGTCACCGAGAAATGGGACCTCTACGTGCGGGGTTTCGAGCTGGCCACCGGGTACTCGGAGCTGATCGACCCGATTGTGCAGCGGCAACGGTTCGTCGCCCAGGCCGCCGCCGCCGCGGCCGGTGACGACGAGGCGATGCTGCTCGACGAGGACTTCCTGGCCGCGATGGAGTGCGCGATGCCGCCGACCACCGGCACCGGAATGGGGCTGGACCGGCTGTTGATGGCGCTGACCGGCCTGTCAATTCGGGAAACGGTTTTGTTCCCGATTGTCCGCAGGCACGGCAACTGA
- a CDS encoding antibiotic biosynthesis monooxygenase family protein: protein MSVVKINAIEIPEGAGPELEKRFANRAHSVDGQPGFLGFQLLRPTAGEDRYFVVTQWESDEAFRAWADGPARAAHQGEHKPQPVATGASLLEFEVVLDVAGSGK from the coding sequence ATGTCTGTGGTGAAGATCAACGCAATCGAGATTCCCGAGGGCGCCGGCCCCGAGCTGGAGAAGCGGTTCGCCAACCGCGCCCACTCGGTCGACGGCCAGCCCGGCTTCCTGGGCTTCCAGCTGCTGCGCCCGACCGCCGGCGAGGACCGCTACTTCGTGGTCACCCAGTGGGAGTCCGACGAGGCGTTCCGGGCCTGGGCCGACGGTCCGGCCCGAGCCGCCCACCAGGGTGAGCACAAGCCGCAGCCGGTGGCCACCGGGGCCAGCCTGCTTGAATTCGAGGTAGTGCTCGACGTTGCCGGTTCGGGCAAGTAA